In a single window of the Micromonospora inositola genome:
- a CDS encoding ribose-5-phosphate isomerase — MRVYLGSDHAGFELKVHLANHLATQGYEVVDVGPHAFDPDDDYPAFCLHTGDRVVNDPGSLGVVIGGSGNGEQIAANKVAGVRAALAWNIDTAQLAREHNDANIIAVGARQHTLDEATALVEAFLTTPFSGNPRHSRRIAQVASYEQTRELPDLPA; from the coding sequence ATGCGCGTCTACCTGGGATCCGATCACGCCGGTTTCGAGCTGAAGGTGCACCTGGCCAACCACCTGGCCACGCAGGGGTACGAGGTGGTCGACGTCGGCCCGCACGCCTTCGACCCGGACGACGACTACCCGGCGTTCTGCCTGCACACCGGTGACCGGGTGGTCAACGATCCGGGCAGCCTCGGCGTGGTCATCGGCGGCTCCGGCAACGGCGAGCAGATCGCCGCGAACAAGGTCGCCGGCGTCCGCGCGGCGCTCGCCTGGAACATCGACACCGCGCAGCTGGCCCGGGAGCACAACGACGCCAACATCATCGCGGTCGGCGCCCGCCAGCACACCCTGGACGAGGCGACCGCCCTGGTCGAGGCGTTCCTGACCACGCCGTTCTCCGGCAACCCCCGGCACTCCCGGCGGATCGCCCAGGTCGCGTCGTACGAGCAGACCCGCGAGCTGCCCGACCTGCCTGCCTGA
- a CDS encoding GNAT family N-acetyltransferase, protein MTDVVVPRAEDFDEIAGLLALAFHVGLDPELLEVERGIFEPERGLLVRDGTTAVAYAAAFTRELGVPGASVPAAHVTGVSVAPTHRRRGLLTALMRRQLREIRDAGREPVAVLWASEGRIYPRFGYGLAAQRLTISCDTTELRLPEQAASVAGTLRLDQPAARPAELARLYDRVRAHRAGWSDRDERWWRYVLADVKSLREGATERRVLLHEGAAGLDGYALFRTKDEWDRGGPRGEVRVDEMVAENPDAYLALWRLLLSIDLTRRLSFRTAAVDEPLLWLVNEPRQLGAQLSDGLWVRVVDLPAALAARRYATDLDVVIEVTDELLPENAGRWHLVGGPSGATCTATAASAQLACDVRALGELYLGGAGLGALAAAGRVRELVPRSLAAAGPAFGWHRAPAPMEVF, encoded by the coding sequence ATGACCGATGTGGTGGTGCCCCGCGCCGAGGATTTCGACGAGATCGCCGGGCTGCTGGCCCTGGCCTTCCACGTCGGTCTCGACCCGGAGCTGCTGGAGGTCGAGCGAGGGATCTTCGAACCGGAACGCGGGCTGCTGGTCCGCGACGGCACGACGGCGGTCGCGTACGCCGCGGCGTTCACCCGGGAGCTGGGGGTGCCCGGCGCCAGCGTGCCGGCGGCGCACGTGACGGGGGTCTCGGTCGCCCCGACCCACCGCCGCCGGGGCCTGCTCACCGCTCTGATGCGCCGCCAGCTGCGGGAGATCCGCGACGCCGGCCGGGAGCCGGTCGCGGTGCTCTGGGCCAGCGAGGGTCGGATCTACCCCCGGTTCGGCTACGGCCTGGCCGCGCAGCGGCTCACCATCAGCTGCGACACCACCGAACTGCGCCTGCCGGAGCAGGCGGCGTCCGTCGCGGGCACGCTCCGCCTGGACCAGCCGGCCGCGCGGCCGGCCGAGCTGGCCCGGCTGTACGACCGGGTCCGCGCTCACCGCGCCGGCTGGTCGGACCGGGACGAGCGCTGGTGGCGGTACGTGCTGGCCGACGTGAAGAGCCTGCGGGAGGGTGCCACCGAGCGGCGGGTGCTGCTGCACGAGGGGGCGGCGGGGCTCGACGGGTACGCGCTGTTCCGGACGAAGGACGAGTGGGACCGCGGCGGCCCGCGCGGCGAGGTCCGGGTCGACGAGATGGTCGCGGAAAACCCCGACGCGTACCTGGCGCTGTGGCGGCTGCTGCTCTCGATCGACCTGACCCGGCGGCTGTCCTTCCGTACCGCCGCCGTGGACGAGCCGCTGTTGTGGCTGGTGAACGAGCCGCGGCAGCTCGGCGCCCAGCTCTCCGACGGGCTCTGGGTACGCGTGGTCGACCTGCCCGCCGCGCTGGCCGCCCGCCGGTACGCCACCGACCTCGACGTGGTGATCGAGGTCACCGACGAGCTGCTGCCGGAGAACGCCGGCCGGTGGCACCTGGTCGGCGGCCCGTCGGGCGCGACCTGCACGGCCACCGCCGCGTCGGCCCAGCTCGCCTGCGACGTACGCGCCCTCGGCGAGCTCTACCTGGGCGGCGCCGGACTCGGGGCGCTCGCCGCCGCCGGCCGGGTCCGGGAACTGGTGCCGAGGTCGCTCGCGGCGGCCGGTCCGGCGTTCGGCTGGCACCGCGCCCCGGCCCCGATGGAGGTGTTCTGA
- a CDS encoding propionyl-CoA synthetase, producing the protein MGAYRSAYERSIADPAGFWRDAAADIDWFRAPERILDDSAAPLYRWFPDAVLNTCHNALDRHVAAGRGDQPALIHDSPVTGTVRTYSYAELLAETARFAGALRRLGVGRGDRVLLYLAMVPEAVIAMLACARIGAVHSVVFGGFAAHELAVRIDDARPTVIVATSCGIEVDRVVDYHPILTAALTEAAHGPAHCVIVQRPQRPAPLLPGRDLTWDEVMADAEPVDCVPVAATDPLYILYTSGTTGRPKGVVRDNGGHAVALRWSMRNVYDIGPGEVFWAASDVGWVVGHSYIVYAPLLTGATTVLYEGKPVGTPDAGAFWRVIAQHRVAALFTAPTAIRAIRRQDPDGALISGYDLSSLRTLFLAGERLDPDTWAWAGERLGVPVVDNWWQTETGWPVAANPRGLQPLPIKPGSPSVPVPGYDVRVVDGTGREVPPDTDGSIVIRLPLPPGCLPTLWGDDERYVRSYLSTFPGHYLTGDGGRFDAAGYLYVMGRTDDVINVAGHRLSTGAMEEVLAGHPAVAECAVIGVADALKGQVPSGYVVLKAGAEVDPDALAGELVALVRQRIGPVAAFRRVTVVPALPKTRSGKILRRTMRGLVEGRDEPVPATIDDPATLAVFRGLGAGAD; encoded by the coding sequence ATGGGCGCGTATCGATCAGCGTACGAGCGGAGCATCGCCGACCCGGCCGGCTTCTGGCGGGACGCGGCGGCGGACATCGACTGGTTCCGGGCGCCGGAGCGGATCCTCGACGACAGCGCTGCGCCGCTGTACCGCTGGTTCCCCGACGCGGTGCTGAACACCTGCCACAACGCGCTCGACCGGCACGTGGCGGCCGGTCGCGGCGACCAGCCGGCGCTGATCCATGACAGCCCGGTCACCGGCACGGTACGCACGTACAGCTACGCGGAACTGCTCGCGGAGACCGCCCGGTTCGCCGGGGCGCTGCGCCGGCTCGGCGTCGGCCGGGGCGACCGGGTGCTGCTCTACCTGGCCATGGTGCCGGAGGCGGTGATCGCCATGCTGGCCTGCGCCCGGATCGGTGCGGTCCACTCGGTGGTCTTCGGCGGCTTCGCCGCGCACGAGCTGGCCGTCCGGATCGACGACGCCCGGCCGACGGTGATCGTCGCCACCTCCTGCGGCATCGAGGTGGACCGGGTCGTCGACTACCACCCGATCCTGACCGCCGCGCTAACCGAGGCGGCACACGGACCCGCGCACTGCGTGATCGTGCAGCGCCCGCAGCGTCCCGCGCCGCTGCTGCCCGGCCGGGACCTGACCTGGGACGAGGTGATGGCCGACGCCGAACCGGTGGACTGCGTGCCGGTCGCCGCCACCGACCCGCTCTACATCCTCTACACCTCCGGCACCACCGGTCGGCCCAAGGGCGTGGTGCGGGACAACGGCGGGCACGCGGTCGCGCTGCGCTGGTCGATGCGGAACGTCTACGACATCGGGCCGGGCGAGGTGTTCTGGGCCGCCTCCGATGTCGGCTGGGTGGTCGGCCACTCCTACATCGTGTACGCGCCGCTGCTCACCGGCGCGACCACCGTGCTCTACGAGGGCAAGCCGGTCGGCACGCCCGATGCGGGCGCGTTCTGGCGGGTGATCGCCCAGCACCGGGTGGCCGCGCTGTTCACCGCGCCGACCGCGATCCGGGCCATCCGCCGGCAGGACCCGGACGGCGCGCTGATCTCCGGGTACGACCTGAGCAGCCTCCGCACCCTCTTCCTCGCCGGCGAGCGGCTCGACCCGGACACCTGGGCCTGGGCGGGGGAGCGCCTCGGCGTGCCGGTGGTGGACAACTGGTGGCAGACCGAGACGGGCTGGCCGGTCGCGGCGAACCCGCGCGGCCTGCAGCCGCTGCCGATCAAGCCCGGATCCCCGTCGGTGCCCGTGCCCGGGTACGACGTCCGGGTGGTCGACGGCACCGGCCGGGAGGTTCCGCCCGACACCGACGGCTCGATCGTGATCCGGCTGCCCCTGCCGCCCGGCTGCCTGCCCACCCTGTGGGGCGACGACGAGCGGTACGTCCGCTCCTACCTGTCCACCTTCCCCGGCCACTACCTGACCGGCGACGGCGGGCGGTTCGACGCCGCCGGCTACCTCTACGTGATGGGCCGCACCGACGACGTGATCAACGTGGCCGGGCACCGGCTCTCCACCGGGGCGATGGAGGAGGTGCTGGCCGGCCACCCCGCGGTCGCCGAGTGCGCGGTGATCGGCGTCGCGGACGCCCTGAAGGGCCAGGTGCCCAGCGGGTACGTGGTGCTCAAGGCCGGCGCCGAGGTGGACCCGGACGCCCTCGCCGGCGAGCTGGTCGCCCTGGTCCGGCAGCGGATCGGCCCGGTGGCCGCGTTCCGTCGGGTGACCGTGGTGCCGGCGCTGCCGAAGACCCGCTCCGGCAAGATCCTCCGCCGGACGATGCGCGGCCTGGTCGAGGGGCGGGACGAGCCGGTCCCGGCGACCATCGACGACCCGGCCACCCTGGCGGTCTTCCGCGGCCTCGGGGCCGGGGCCGACTGA
- a CDS encoding Hsp70 family protein has translation MSGQQDGFALGVDLGTSNTVAVLRWPDGRTRPLLVDGQPILPSGVYADADGQLHVGRDAQRLAQVDPDRYEANPKRRVDEADVMLGDRRLSPAELLAAVLFTVAEAAVGTVGFLPPAVVTCPATWDADRRQVLADALALAGWPPAAEHTMSGPTPPGTRLLREPVAAARHYTEVLRRPVPVGDAVAVFDFGGGTLDVAVVRNEGADPWGDSGFTVVSCGGLDDLGGLDLDAALVELLGARVAAANPDEWARLTRPENTTQWRDRLRFLENVRGAKEMLSRATVAPVAVPGVEAAVALTREDLEGVATPLLRRAVTETRRVVSAAGLTPERLAGLFLVGGSSRIPLVARLLHAELGVAPTVLEQPELPVAEGALTDLPLRPGRSTTKPLIPAPAGPPPGPAGASPEPGPAGTLPDGDRTPRLPAGAGEPADTVPNDAGRPRPAMAHGLGPAGTLLDEAAGTTPAMAGRAAPSHAAGAAGLTGQGGGAAGSPMPGQAGGALAAPPAPWAGVPQPVSGGGPGVPPSNAAGSGGRRRALWISIGAVAALAGVATAAVLYLTRDRHPELDFQAFDRGKRILAGADRPSDMFTATLGDRAYLAYPRDDDRLEVIAVDAGTGEELWRRQSAAPAEQWDRIVALPDAVALVADAAGTSTPRELEVLDAGSGRQRWHHPVHGDDEFFFGTDVMVLADRDGHRLVGLRVSDGTEKWSRADPRDQYGSSRTSVHLVTSEEGLAGPGFAGGGARDPWQGEVRRIVQVASDRSVRLIDMATGAVLRRRTNVAEPDDLVVAHSDRLYVANDDGGFQLLAYDLGSSAEPTVLYRAPDDRHRPKGLVPCGEHRACLLEVTDADQATAAVVAAAEGKKAERWSAPGADLLVPLGERVLARRTYPDPAVTLFGPDGQRVLDARDGVAVRVDAGNLLVFAEPLGSGEDDRSVAGVGAESGRVVELGQLKDVRGESCSWNTEVIACGSAKDFVLHRFAAG, from the coding sequence ATGTCAGGCCAGCAGGACGGCTTCGCCCTCGGCGTCGACCTCGGCACCTCGAACACGGTGGCCGTGCTGCGCTGGCCGGACGGGCGCACCCGGCCACTGCTCGTCGACGGGCAGCCGATCCTCCCCTCCGGCGTGTACGCCGACGCGGACGGCCAGCTGCACGTCGGCCGGGACGCCCAGCGGCTGGCCCAGGTCGACCCGGACCGGTACGAAGCGAACCCGAAGCGCCGGGTCGACGAGGCGGACGTCATGCTCGGCGATCGTCGGCTCTCCCCCGCCGAACTGCTCGCCGCGGTCCTGTTCACGGTCGCCGAGGCGGCGGTCGGGACGGTCGGGTTCCTGCCGCCCGCGGTCGTCACCTGCCCGGCCACCTGGGACGCCGACCGCCGGCAGGTGCTCGCCGATGCGCTGGCGCTGGCCGGCTGGCCGCCGGCGGCCGAACACACCATGTCCGGTCCCACCCCGCCGGGGACCCGGCTGCTGCGCGAGCCGGTGGCCGCCGCCCGCCACTACACCGAGGTGCTGCGTCGGCCGGTGCCGGTCGGTGACGCCGTCGCCGTCTTCGACTTCGGCGGCGGGACGCTGGACGTCGCCGTGGTACGCAACGAGGGCGCCGACCCGTGGGGCGACTCCGGCTTCACGGTCGTCTCCTGCGGCGGCCTCGACGACCTGGGCGGCCTGGACCTCGACGCGGCCCTCGTGGAGCTGCTCGGGGCACGGGTCGCCGCCGCCAACCCGGACGAGTGGGCCCGGCTGACCCGGCCCGAGAACACCACGCAGTGGCGGGACCGGCTCCGGTTCCTGGAGAACGTCCGGGGCGCGAAGGAGATGCTGTCCCGGGCCACGGTCGCGCCGGTGGCCGTACCGGGGGTGGAGGCGGCGGTGGCGCTGACCCGGGAGGATCTGGAGGGCGTGGCGACGCCGCTGCTGCGCCGGGCGGTCACCGAGACCCGGCGGGTCGTTTCCGCCGCCGGGCTGACCCCCGAACGGCTCGCCGGCCTGTTCCTGGTGGGCGGCTCGTCCCGGATCCCGCTGGTGGCCCGGCTGCTCCACGCCGAGCTGGGTGTCGCGCCGACGGTGCTGGAGCAGCCGGAACTGCCGGTCGCCGAGGGCGCGCTGACCGACCTGCCGCTGCGACCGGGCCGCTCGACGACCAAGCCGTTGATCCCCGCCCCCGCCGGCCCGCCGCCGGGACCGGCCGGCGCGTCACCGGAGCCGGGACCCGCCGGGACGCTGCCGGACGGCGACCGGACGCCGCGGCTGCCCGCCGGGGCCGGCGAGCCGGCCGACACGGTGCCGAACGACGCCGGCCGCCCACGGCCGGCGATGGCGCACGGTCTCGGGCCGGCCGGCACACTGCTCGACGAGGCGGCGGGTACGACGCCGGCGATGGCGGGGCGCGCTGCCCCCAGCCATGCCGCAGGAGCGGCCGGGCTCACCGGCCAGGGCGGAGGAGCCGCGGGATCTCCGATGCCCGGTCAGGCCGGAGGAGCGCTGGCGGCGCCACCAGCGCCCTGGGCGGGCGTACCGCAACCGGTGTCGGGCGGCGGTCCGGGCGTACCCCCGTCGAACGCCGCGGGATCCGGCGGCCGGCGCCGGGCGCTCTGGATCTCGATCGGCGCGGTGGCGGCCCTCGCCGGCGTGGCCACCGCGGCGGTCCTCTACCTGACCAGGGACCGGCACCCGGAGCTGGACTTCCAGGCGTTCGACAGGGGCAAGCGGATCCTGGCCGGCGCGGACCGGCCCAGCGACATGTTCACCGCGACGCTGGGCGACCGCGCCTATCTGGCGTACCCGCGGGACGATGACCGGCTGGAGGTGATCGCCGTCGACGCGGGCACCGGCGAGGAGCTGTGGCGCCGGCAGAGCGCGGCGCCCGCCGAACAGTGGGACCGGATCGTCGCCCTGCCCGACGCCGTGGCCCTCGTCGCGGACGCCGCCGGCACCAGCACCCCCCGTGAGCTGGAGGTCCTCGACGCCGGCTCCGGCCGGCAGCGGTGGCACCACCCGGTGCATGGCGACGACGAGTTCTTCTTCGGCACCGACGTGATGGTGCTGGCCGACCGGGACGGACACCGGCTGGTCGGCCTCCGGGTGAGCGACGGTACGGAGAAGTGGAGCCGCGCCGACCCGCGCGACCAGTACGGCAGCTCGCGCACCAGCGTCCACCTGGTGACCAGCGAGGAGGGCCTGGCCGGGCCGGGCTTCGCCGGCGGCGGCGCCCGGGATCCCTGGCAGGGCGAGGTCCGGCGGATCGTGCAGGTGGCGTCGGACCGTTCGGTCCGCCTGATCGACATGGCCACCGGCGCGGTGCTGCGCCGGCGCACCAACGTCGCGGAGCCGGACGACCTGGTCGTCGCGCACTCCGACCGGTTGTACGTGGCGAACGACGACGGCGGGTTCCAGCTGCTCGCGTACGACCTGGGGAGTTCGGCGGAGCCGACGGTGCTCTACCGGGCGCCCGACGACCGGCACCGGCCCAAGGGGCTGGTGCCGTGCGGCGAGCACCGGGCCTGCCTGCTGGAGGTGACCGACGCCGACCAGGCGACCGCCGCGGTGGTGGCCGCGGCCGAGGGGAAGAAAGCGGAACGCTGGTCCGCCCCGGGCGCCGACCTGCTGGTGCCGCTCGGCGAGCGGGTGCTGGCCCGGCGGACGTACCCGGATCCGGCGGTCACCCTCTTCGGGCCGGACGGGCAGCGGGTGCTGGACGCGCGGGACGGGGTGGCGGTGCGGGTCGACGCCGGCAACCTGCTCGTCTTCGCCGAGCCGCTGGGCAGCGGCGAGGACGACCGCAGCGTCGCCGGGGTGGGCGCGGAGTCCGGCCGGGTCGTCGAACTGGGCCAGCTCAAGGACGTGCGCGGCGAATCCTGCTCGTGGAACACCGAGGTGATCGCCTGCGGCTCGGCGAAGGACTTCGTTCTGCACCGCTTCGCCGCCGGCTGA
- a CDS encoding DUF397 domain-containing protein, translating into MAVQPDPAGPPLVFGSSAWRSFVRALKGDRLS; encoded by the coding sequence ATGGCTGTCCAGCCCGACCCCGCCGGGCCGCCGCTCGTGTTCGGGTCGTCGGCCTGGCGCAGCTTCGTCCGCGCGCTGAAGGGCGATCGGCTGAGCTGA
- a CDS encoding zinc finger domain-containing protein, with amino-acid sequence MSSDPGEPARRALERARQSIQKIHQAAIRHRDPSLHEIADEMSEVALILGHDAGPVQDWRPCPVCGAEPGSHCIQRPGHEMVNGMHPERSRL; translated from the coding sequence ATGTCTTCTGATCCTGGCGAACCGGCAAGGCGCGCGCTGGAGCGGGCGCGACAGTCGATTCAAAAGATCCACCAGGCTGCCATCCGGCACCGAGACCCGAGCCTGCACGAAATAGCCGACGAGATGAGCGAGGTCGCCCTGATCTTGGGTCACGACGCCGGCCCGGTCCAGGATTGGCGGCCGTGCCCGGTGTGCGGGGCCGAGCCAGGGTCGCACTGCATCCAGAGGCCGGGGCACGAGATGGTCAACGGGATGCACCCGGAACGGAGCAGGCTCTAG
- a CDS encoding low temperature requirement protein A, translating into MRHIFRSRPVLTEETHRATTFEIFFDIVFVFALTRLIAFMGEPPTLLSMAQGMLLLLLLMISWGAYTWLGNQARADTGLVPAGTVIAMAAIFVAALVIPDAWRHGRDVNAPLTLAVAYIVIRAVQLALYFYAAAEDRQLRGKLLIFAIPTALGWIALILGAVLGGTAQTLLWAAAFVIDIGGGRVAYVFRGGWPLRSPRHFAERHGLVLIIALGESLISVGTGAGTAVARWPVLVAALLGLSMTVCLWWLYFANAAAAAARALAQAPGIRRDKIASDGYSLGLLPLIAGVIYLALGTEQVLADLARNRPQHPFGEPLDWTSTTALYGGVVLYLTGRLLFLRLAVRSAPPAQLVAAGVALLLLPAARGMPSLAALGLLTAFLIALVCYERLAQGSKAVTPSG; encoded by the coding sequence ATGAGGCATATCTTCCGGTCCCGACCGGTGTTGACCGAGGAGACGCACCGGGCGACCACGTTCGAGATCTTCTTCGACATCGTGTTCGTCTTCGCCCTCACCCGGCTCATCGCGTTCATGGGGGAACCACCAACGCTCCTGTCCATGGCGCAGGGGATGCTCCTGCTGCTGCTCCTCATGATCTCCTGGGGGGCCTACACCTGGCTGGGCAACCAGGCCCGCGCCGACACGGGTTTGGTCCCCGCCGGCACGGTGATCGCGATGGCTGCCATCTTCGTAGCCGCCCTGGTGATACCCGATGCCTGGCGGCACGGTCGCGACGTGAACGCACCGCTGACCCTGGCCGTGGCCTACATCGTGATACGGGCGGTGCAACTTGCCCTCTACTTCTACGCGGCGGCGGAAGACCGGCAATTGCGCGGCAAACTGCTCATCTTCGCGATCCCGACGGCGCTGGGCTGGATAGCGCTCATCCTCGGCGCGGTGCTGGGCGGCACCGCGCAGACCCTCCTGTGGGCGGCGGCGTTCGTCATCGACATCGGCGGCGGACGCGTCGCCTACGTCTTCCGCGGGGGGTGGCCGCTACGCAGCCCGAGGCATTTCGCCGAACGGCACGGCCTCGTGCTCATCATCGCCCTTGGCGAGTCCCTCATCTCGGTGGGAACCGGGGCCGGGACGGCGGTGGCCCGCTGGCCGGTCCTGGTAGCGGCGCTGCTCGGCCTCAGCATGACGGTGTGCCTGTGGTGGCTCTACTTCGCCAACGCCGCAGCGGCCGCCGCCCGAGCCTTGGCGCAGGCGCCGGGGATTCGGCGCGACAAGATAGCCAGCGACGGGTACAGCCTGGGTCTCCTACCGCTGATCGCCGGGGTTATCTACCTTGCGCTGGGCACCGAGCAGGTCCTCGCCGACCTGGCCCGCAACCGGCCTCAGCACCCCTTCGGGGAGCCGTTGGACTGGACCTCGACTACCGCGCTGTACGGCGGGGTGGTCCTCTACCTCACCGGCCGACTGCTGTTCCTGCGGCTTGCCGTCCGATCCGCCCCGCCAGCGCAACTCGTCGCCGCCGGGGTGGCCCTCCTCCTCCTGCCGGCGGCCCGAGGCATGCCCTCCCTGGCCGCGCTCGGCCTGCTCACCGCCTTCCTCATCGCACTGGTCTGCTACGAGCGGCTGGCCCAGGGGTCCAAGGCGGTGACGCCCTCGGGCTGA
- a CDS encoding LLM class flavin-dependent oxidoreductase: MIDVPLSVLDVAPVDATGSSAEALRHTTALAVRAEELGYRRFWVAEHHNTPWVASSSPSVLIAHLAASTSTIRVGSGGVQLPNHAPLAVAEQFGTLEALHPGRVDLGIGRTSGTDQVTALALRRTTKGLSAEAFPQELDDLIGYFTRREPRLRITAIPALGNMPKIWLLGSGGFSAQLAGMLGLPFSFAHHFSSANTLPALALYRQHFRPSEYLDKPYAMVSVNAICADTDERAEYLAGPAMLSFLRMHTGQAQLLASPEEAARYPYTPQELEVARSRFEGQALGSPETVARQLDELRERTGADELMLTTQVYDIEDRIRSFELIAKQAVTP, from the coding sequence GTGATTGACGTACCTCTCTCTGTCCTCGATGTCGCTCCGGTCGACGCCACCGGATCCTCCGCCGAGGCCCTCCGGCACACCACGGCGCTCGCGGTCCGCGCCGAGGAGCTGGGTTACCGGCGGTTCTGGGTGGCCGAGCACCACAACACGCCGTGGGTCGCCAGTTCGTCCCCGTCTGTGCTGATCGCGCATTTGGCGGCGTCGACCTCGACGATCCGGGTCGGCTCGGGCGGCGTGCAGCTGCCCAACCACGCCCCGCTGGCGGTGGCCGAGCAGTTCGGCACCCTGGAGGCGCTGCACCCGGGCCGGGTCGACCTGGGCATCGGCCGGACGTCCGGCACCGACCAGGTCACCGCGCTGGCCCTGCGCCGGACGACGAAGGGCCTGTCCGCCGAGGCGTTCCCGCAGGAGCTTGACGATCTCATCGGTTACTTCACCAGGCGCGAGCCCCGGCTGCGGATCACCGCGATCCCTGCGCTGGGCAACATGCCGAAGATCTGGCTGCTCGGATCGGGCGGGTTCAGCGCGCAGCTGGCCGGCATGCTGGGCCTGCCGTTCAGCTTCGCGCACCACTTCAGCTCCGCCAACACACTGCCGGCACTGGCCCTGTACCGGCAGCACTTCCGCCCGTCGGAGTACCTCGACAAGCCGTATGCGATGGTCTCGGTCAACGCGATCTGCGCGGATACCGACGAGCGCGCGGAGTACCTGGCCGGCCCGGCCATGCTGTCCTTCCTGCGCATGCATACCGGCCAGGCGCAGCTGCTGGCCAGCCCCGAGGAAGCGGCCCGGTACCCGTACACGCCGCAGGAGCTGGAGGTGGCGCGGTCGCGGTTCGAGGGGCAGGCGCTCGGCTCCCCGGAGACCGTGGCCCGCCAGCTCGACGAGCTGCGCGAGCGCACGGGGGCGGACGAGCTGATGCTGACCACCCAGGTCTACGACATCGAGGACCGGATCCGCTCGTTCGAGCTGATCGCCAAGCAGGCGGTCACCCCCTGA
- a CDS encoding NADPH-dependent FMN reductase — MSDFAPSNDPALRVAVIIGSARGGGSGLSVAEWFTGHVGHRTDIDLDVVDVAGLDLPVSMPGWDGLPAPAPGTQAVLADVSPRLAAAEAFVVVTPEYNHSFPASLKNLIDWHYTQWQAKPIGFVSYGGLSGGLRAVEQLRQVFAELHAMTVRDSVSLHGPWSGLGEDGRPLDPAVCEGAAKNMVDQLLWWGRALRTARAEHGM, encoded by the coding sequence ATGTCTGACTTCGCACCTTCGAACGACCCCGCGCTCCGGGTCGCCGTCATCATCGGAAGTGCTCGTGGCGGCGGCTCCGGCCTGTCGGTCGCCGAGTGGTTCACCGGCCATGTGGGCCACCGCACCGACATCGATCTCGACGTTGTCGATGTCGCCGGCCTGGATCTTCCCGTGTCCATGCCCGGGTGGGACGGCCTTCCCGCCCCCGCGCCGGGGACTCAGGCCGTTCTCGCCGACGTCAGCCCACGGCTGGCCGCCGCCGAGGCGTTCGTCGTCGTCACGCCCGAGTACAACCACAGCTTTCCGGCCTCGTTGAAGAACCTCATCGACTGGCACTACACCCAGTGGCAGGCCAAGCCGATCGGCTTCGTCTCCTACGGCGGGTTGAGCGGCGGGCTTCGCGCCGTCGAGCAGCTTCGTCAGGTCTTCGCCGAGCTGCACGCCATGACTGTGCGCGACTCCGTCAGCCTGCACGGGCCCTGGTCCGGGCTGGGCGAGGACGGCAGACCGCTCGACCCGGCGGTCTGCGAGGGCGCCGCCAAGAACATGGTCGACCAGCTGTTGTGGTGGGGCCGCGCGCTGCGCACCGCTCGCGCCGAGCACGGTATGTGA